A stretch of the Vigna radiata var. radiata cultivar VC1973A unplaced genomic scaffold, Vradiata_ver6 scaffold_43, whole genome shotgun sequence genome encodes the following:
- the LOC106752676 gene encoding programmed cell death protein 2-like isoform X1 encodes MAGTLLGMPGPWAEDYREPSDPYTTKIGGLPDWPLPINADLLRCASCAGQLCLVAQVYAPLSQHRTLFVLGCVSPECGTVWRVLRVQNIADLDSSQRKQPASVGEVPCANVSDDEDVGDMDFEQLGKALFEAGTAASNAKRKKPRKKRQNKAPSSSPHPKPTALVQNDVPGDLVPCFYIYAQEESSSLDLSVICSSYSSLSLKEAGSDVEDPSQPEEAWEKEHYEYDKALTADRTYLKFKKRLDAYPEQCFRYSYGGRPILAAVDEINPGSCRLCGKPRQFEMQLMPPLLYFLQEALGERRHLVEKWDWMTLIVYTCSESCSLEIEQAKSNMGWIIAEEAVVAQCEESMPVQPGFFS; translated from the exons ATGGCAGGAACTTTGCTAGGGATGCCAGGTCCATGGGCGGAGGATTATCGCGAACCATCTGATCCCTACACAACTAAAATCGGAGGACTCCCT GACTGGCCCCTCCCCATAAACGCCGATTTGCTACGGTGCGCCTCGTGCGCCGGCCAACTCTGCCTTGTGGCGCAGGTTTACGCTCCCCTTTCTCAACACCGCACCCTCTTCGTTCTCGGTTGCGTCTCACCCGAATGCGGAACCGTTTGGCGCGTTCTTCGAGTTCAGAACATTGCTGACTTGGACTCCTCTCAACGAAAACAACCTGCGTCCGTTGGTGAAGTTCCGTGTGCCAACGTGTCGGATGACGAAGACGTAGGTGACATGGATTTTGAACAACTGGGTAAGGCTCTCTTTGAAGCCGGGACTGCGGCTTCCAATGCCAAGCGCAAGAAGCCGCGGAAAAAACGACAGAACAAGGCGCCTTCATCTTCTCCACATCCAAAACCGACAGCTTTGGTTCAAAATGACGTGCCTGGTGATT TGGTGCCCTGTTTTTATATATACGCACAGGAAGAGTCTTCCTCTCTGGATCTTAGTGTTATATGTTCTAGCTACTCGTCACTTTCTCTTAAGGAGGCTGGAAGTGATGTTGAGGATCCTTCACAACCGGAAGAAGCCTGGGAAAAGGAGCATTACGAGTATGATAAAGCTTTGACTGCTGATAGAACTTACCTCAAGTTCAAGAAACGATTGGATGCATACCCTGAACAATGTTTTAG ATATTCGTATGGTGGGCGGCCAATTTTAGCTGCAGTCGATGAAATAAACCCTGGCAGTTGCAGACTATGTGGCAAACCAAGGCAATTTGAGATGCAGCTGATGCCTCCATTACTATACTTTCTACAGGAAGCTCTTGGTGAACGAAGACATTTGGTGGAAAAGTGGGATTGGATGACCCTTATTGTATATACTTGTTCAGAG AGCTGTTCTCTAGAGATTGAACAAGCAAAGTCCAATATGGGATGGATTATAGCAGAGGAGGCAGTTGTAGCTCAATGTGAAGAATCCATGCCCGTTCAGCCTGGCTTTTTCTCATGA
- the LOC106752676 gene encoding programmed cell death protein 2-like isoform X2 has product MAGTLLGMPGPWAEDYREPSDPYTTKIGGLPDWPLPINADLLRCASCAGQLCLVAQVYAPLSQHRTLFVLGCVSPECGTVWRVLRVQNIADLDSSQRKQPASVGEVPCANVSDDEDVGDMDFEQLGKALFEAGTAASNAKRKKPRKKRQNKAPSSSPHPKPTALVQNDVPVVPCFYIYAQEESSSLDLSVICSSYSSLSLKEAGSDVEDPSQPEEAWEKEHYEYDKALTADRTYLKFKKRLDAYPEQCFRYSYGGRPILAAVDEINPGSCRLCGKPRQFEMQLMPPLLYFLQEALGERRHLVEKWDWMTLIVYTCSESCSLEIEQAKSNMGWIIAEEAVVAQCEESMPVQPGFFS; this is encoded by the exons ATGGCAGGAACTTTGCTAGGGATGCCAGGTCCATGGGCGGAGGATTATCGCGAACCATCTGATCCCTACACAACTAAAATCGGAGGACTCCCT GACTGGCCCCTCCCCATAAACGCCGATTTGCTACGGTGCGCCTCGTGCGCCGGCCAACTCTGCCTTGTGGCGCAGGTTTACGCTCCCCTTTCTCAACACCGCACCCTCTTCGTTCTCGGTTGCGTCTCACCCGAATGCGGAACCGTTTGGCGCGTTCTTCGAGTTCAGAACATTGCTGACTTGGACTCCTCTCAACGAAAACAACCTGCGTCCGTTGGTGAAGTTCCGTGTGCCAACGTGTCGGATGACGAAGACGTAGGTGACATGGATTTTGAACAACTGGGTAAGGCTCTCTTTGAAGCCGGGACTGCGGCTTCCAATGCCAAGCGCAAGAAGCCGCGGAAAAAACGACAGAACAAGGCGCCTTCATCTTCTCCACATCCAAAACCGACAGCTTTGGTTCAAAATGACGTGCCTG TGGTGCCCTGTTTTTATATATACGCACAGGAAGAGTCTTCCTCTCTGGATCTTAGTGTTATATGTTCTAGCTACTCGTCACTTTCTCTTAAGGAGGCTGGAAGTGATGTTGAGGATCCTTCACAACCGGAAGAAGCCTGGGAAAAGGAGCATTACGAGTATGATAAAGCTTTGACTGCTGATAGAACTTACCTCAAGTTCAAGAAACGATTGGATGCATACCCTGAACAATGTTTTAG ATATTCGTATGGTGGGCGGCCAATTTTAGCTGCAGTCGATGAAATAAACCCTGGCAGTTGCAGACTATGTGGCAAACCAAGGCAATTTGAGATGCAGCTGATGCCTCCATTACTATACTTTCTACAGGAAGCTCTTGGTGAACGAAGACATTTGGTGGAAAAGTGGGATTGGATGACCCTTATTGTATATACTTGTTCAGAG AGCTGTTCTCTAGAGATTGAACAAGCAAAGTCCAATATGGGATGGATTATAGCAGAGGAGGCAGTTGTAGCTCAATGTGAAGAATCCATGCCCGTTCAGCCTGGCTTTTTCTCATGA
- the LOC106752753 gene encoding ABC transporter F family member 5, whose protein sequence is MDLAAKLHHLDLTGAVILDARKPSVLRHLPPRVTTRPNTNNTNITTNLIYTNRFSSPLRPNSASSSGLTTVTVDEDIESLFSETSSEEPRRRGKQQSTGASGVSSGVKLENVGKAFKGVTVLKDVSWEVKKGEKVGLVGVNGAGKTTQMRIIAGLEEPDYGNVIKARPNMKIAFLNQEFEVSLSRTVREEFMSAFKEEMEVAGKLERVQKALEGAVNDLELMGRLLDEFDLLQRRAQSVDLDEVDAKINKLVPELGFSPEDSDRLVASFSGGWQMRMCLGKILLQEPDLLLLDEPTNHLDLDTIEWLEEYLNQQDVPMVIISHDRAFLDQLCTKIVETDMGVSRTFEGNYSQYVISKAAWIEAQYAAWEKQQKEIEQTRDLIGRLSAGANSGRASSAGKKLERLQEEELVEKPFERKQMKIRFPERGKSGRSVVTIRNLEFGFEDKPLFKKANLTIERGEKIAIIGPNGCGKSSLLKLIMGLEKPTGGEVLLGEHNVLPNYFEQNQAEALDLDKTVLETVEEAAEDWRIDDIKGLLGRCNFKSDMLDRKVSLLSGGEKARLAFCKFMVKPSTLLVLDEPTNHLDIPSKEMLEEAISEYEGTVITVSHDRYFIKQIVNRVIEIKDGTIQDYAGDYDYYLEKNLDARERELEREAELDNKAPKVKAKSKMSKAEKEARKKQKMQAFQAAKQKSKGVKNSKRWN, encoded by the exons ATGGACTTGGCCGCGAAGCTTCACCACTTAGACCTCACCGGTGCGGTCATCTTGGATGCACGAAAGCCCTCCGTGCTACGCCACCTTCCGCCACGTGTCACCACCAGACCGAACACCAACAACACTAACATCACCAccaatctaatttacaccaacCGCTTCTCGAGCCCATTGCGGCCCAATTCCGCTTCCTCTTCGGGCCTCACAACTGTAACAGTCGACGAAGACATCGAGTCTCTCTTCTCCGAAACCTCCTCGGAGGAGCCGCGGCGCAGAGGGAAGCAGCAGAGTACCGGCGCGTCGGGCGTGTCGTCGGGGGTGAAGCTGGAAAACGTGGGAAAGGCGTTCAAGGGCGTTACAGTGTTGAAGGACGTGAGTTGGGAGGTGAAGAAGGGGGAGAAGGTGGGTTTGGTTGGCGTGAACGGAGCGGGGAAGACGACGCAGATGAGGATTATCGCGGGATTGGAGGAGCCGGATTATGGGAACGTCATAAAGGCGAGGCCGAACATGAAAATCGCGTTTCTTAATCAGGAGTTCGAGGTTTCGCTGAGCAGGACAGTGAGGGAGGAGTTCATGAGCGCGTTCAAGGAGGAAATGGAGGTGGCGGGGAAATTGGAGAGGGTCCAGAAGGCGCTCGAGGGTGCTGTCAACGATTTGGAGTTGATGGGAAGGCTTTTGGATGAGTTTGATTTGCTTCAGCGGAGGGCTCAGTCTGTGGACCTCGATGAGGTTGACGCGAAAATAAATAAGTTGGTGCCTGAACTTGGCTTTTCTCCCGAGGATTCTGATAGGTTGGTTGCGTCTTTCAGTGGAGGCTGGCAGATGAGAATGTGTCTTGGAAAGATTCTTCTCCAG GAGCCTGATTTATTGCTGTTAGATGAGCCCACAAATCACCTTGATCTTGACACCATTGAGTGGCTTGAGGAGTATCTTAACCAGCAGGATGTGCCAATGGTTATCATTTCCCATGACCGAGCTTTCCTTGATCAACTGTGTACAAAAATTGTGGAAACTGACATGGGTGTGTCCAGGACGTTTGAGGGAAATTATTCGCAGTATGTAATTTCAAAAGCAGCATGGATTGAAGCACAGTATGCTGCCTGGGAGAAGCAGCAGAAAGAAATTGAGCAGACAAGAGACTTGATAGGTAGGTTAAGTGCTGGAGCAAATTCTGGCCGTGCTTCATCTGCTGGGAAG AAGCTGGAGAGACTCCAGGAAGAGGAACTGGTTGAGAAGCCATTTGAACGCAAACAGATGAAAATCAGGTTCCCTGAGCGCGGAAAGAGTGGAAGATCTGTTGTAACAATTAGGAACTTGGAATTTGGCTTTGAGGATAAG CCACTTTTCAAAAAGGCAAATCTTACAATTGAAAGGGGAGAAAAAATTGCTATTATTGGTCCAAATGGATGTGGCAAGAGTTCTTTACTGAAATTGATTATGGGTTTGGAAAAGCCAACTGGGGGTGAAGTTTTGCTTGGGGAGCATAATGTGTTACCTAACTATTTTGAGCAGAATCAG GCTGAGGCGCTTGATCTAGACAAGACAGTGCTTGAGACAGTAGAGGAAGCAGCAGAGGACTGGAGGATTGACGATATTAAAGGACTTCTTGGGCGTTGTAATTTTAAATCTGATATGCTTGACCGAAAAGTTTCACTATTGAGTGGTGGTGAGAAG GCACGGCTGGCTTTTTGCAAGTTCATGGTGAAACCATCAACTCTGCTTGTGTTGGATGAACCCACCAATCACTTGGATATACCTTCTAAAGAAATGCTTGAG GAGGCAATAAGTGAATACGAGGGCACTGTTATCACAGTATCTCATGACAGATACTTCATAAAGCAAATAGTTAACAGGGTCATAGAAATTAAAGATGGCACTATACAGGATTATGCAGGTGATTACGAT TATTATTTAGAGAAGAATCTCGATGCTAGGGAAAGAGAACTTGAACGCGAGGCAGAGCTTGATAACAAAGCTCCTAAAGTGAAAGCCAAATCCAAGATGTCGAAG GCTGAGAAAGAAGCACGGAAGAAGCAAAAAATGCAGGCGTTTCAGGCCGCAAAACAGAAGTCTAAAGGTGTGAAAAATTCCAAGAGATGGAATTGA